GGCGGCAACATCGACCCGAAAGTCCGGAGGCAGTCGGAATTATCGGGGGTGACGGGGACCGTGGGATCGGTCTTCATGGGCCTGACGATCGGCTGCGCCAAGTGCCACGACCACAAGTTCGACGCGATCCCGACGACCGACTACTACCGGCTCCAGGCCTTCTTCGAGGCCGCCGAGATGGTCGAGCTGCCGATCGCGACCGATGAGGAACGGGCCGCCTACCAGGCCGCCGAGGAAGCGGTGGCCGAGCAAACGAAGCCCTTGAAGGAGGCC
The nucleotide sequence above comes from Bremerella sp. JC817. Encoded proteins:
- a CDS encoding DUF1549 domain-containing protein translates to MLICPRSTPGDESALIATGFGRCGPREVVGGNIDPKVRRQSELSGVTGTVGSVFMGLTIGCAKCHDHKFDAIPTTDYYRLQAFFEAAEMVELPIATDEERAAYQAAEEAVAEQTKPLKEA